From the genome of Plasmodium malariae genome assembly, chromosome: 9, one region includes:
- the PmUG01_09025500 gene encoding pyridoxine biosynthesis protein PDX2, putative, with protein MEETTIGVLSLQGDFQPHIKHFLKLEEPSLKIKEVRDKSDLSLCDGLVIPGGESTTLRKCFSYDNDSLYNALKNFIHVEKKPTWGTCAGCILLSKNVENNEMYNAYGNNFSLGGLDITISRNYYGSQNDSFICSLNINSQNSVFKKNLRAACIRAPYIKGILSDNVETLATFSHEPYGTNIIAAVEQNNCIGTVFHPELMPYICFHQYFFEKVKYNKKHLK; from the exons atgGAAGAAACCACTATAGGGGTTTTATCTCTACAAGGGGATTTTCAGCCACACATAAAACACTTTCTTAAATTGGAGGAACCCTCACTGAAGATTAAGGAA GTTAGAGATAAATCAGATTTAAGCTTGTGTGATGGTTTAGTAATACCAGGGGGAGAATCTACCACATTAAGAAAATGCTTTTCCTATGATAATGATTCCTTATATAAC GCTTTGAAAAACTTCATACATGTTGAGAAAAAGCCAACTTGGGGAACATGTGcag gATGCATTCTTTTGTCAAAAAATGTCGAAAACAACGAAATGTACAATGCATatggaaataatttttcattggGGGGACTGGACATAACCATTAGTAGAAATTACTATGGTTCTcaa AATGATAGCTTTATATGCtccttaaatataaattcacAAAATAGcgttttcaaaaaaaatttaagggCAGCTTGTATACGAGCCCCatatataaaaggaataTTATCGGacaat GTTGAAACTCTTGCAACTTTTTCACACGAACCTTATGGCACTAATATTATAGCAG cGGTTGAACAGAACAATTGTATAGGAACCGTTTTTCACCCGGAATTAATGCCgtatatttgttttcatcaatatttttttgagaaagttaaatataataaaaaacatttaaagtaa
- the PmUG01_09025400 gene encoding serine esterase, putative, which produces MKEKNSSYRSESIFSANRNPFEMLETIDDAKEAKRSANFFNNNKNILLNLFSSSNNENNVDSLLFKKKNIKNINAAKTKQKECKNKETDEQIQEVDNRKKNDNTNCEKKKWIRNFCWFCSLNLLDEILEKEIYKEKIHEHVYDLIYDENTYFDTSSTMSAPYEFVRFMLAQLDYNNLHDIKIKNTIKEEKYLFKKFCKKYKYNKKYHKLRDVSYSSNSSSSASVKSDHTLINEKRSINIHYSNYLNIRKELFNSDNEYENNSQKNNESKRKTFYDSNNLGNCDSSDLFYYKNVASSDDMSNNNNSFETISLDDERGKKKEDLCSEGINAKDVSKHQNGNRIDVSGNNIGASARNINGSGNNISGSNNETFLSNSNSNIRNKRKCSEYRFKRLSEPALPLHNLLKNEEEEKGGKGAKMMKISRCNNNNNIAYGKLQCYDYNNMQYNKPYNMPYNMPYNMRCNIQYSEKGKRGRNENTSKKGNDLFNGENKNFSSSNNSKNNGNNNSCSNKNDRGQTNNSGNNNKMIINNYYDYYNDGNNYNMLIGGNYHNDSSYYDISNSYNNSNYCNSSNHRNNSIRCNNRSCYNKNSRCKYAASYHHVRRSYSLNIQWSEKWNSMRNSKKYNEVNDCQNSCVEIGSTLNDNICNTNVSSEKVLDEQKNNSSTYNERVYNKYKNNLNYIKKFYYIDETQKKPFPLCLYDIIKAFGTIRQCSRCYCFFNSISCHCLECKKKYNMTLKNPHYFIFQHGLTASVLDFQNIINPLLTKYPHLFIYITYSNQSHTFEGVDVGTERICTELKCLFKIINDKINISMIGHSLGGILNRSVLINLYRKKVFKKKKLINFITFACPHIGVHENMAIMNALSVYLCAHTIDDLNNQTTLLLKIANIESINILKKFENIIFYGNTQSDWLVGIRTSLILPYTLFSEELILFIIEQGRNVPEIPINIFSVVHLYMRKKKLLFFYFYQDLKNPNYVLNRRKEQSKFLDQMLQTIISSSKLLSCSQKKKFNIFMNYYSNSDTRRMDVQNKKKKSVSIVGSSASSNDNTNDNSINSNNNSNNGSNISHISSNNNNSNISSNSNSNNNNCNNSSNNNNNNSCNNSSINLSKNRDPLCKNAATTDHLLYDKKNCNDKIFLNVSYSGNSKISLVDAHDDKLHSSDLKSDVSVVNFSQNDNPKEEQEEVKKKEKKKEEEKKEVEGVGEKVPISGSNNICDHYRFSENSQMDNSDKRDSRGISAFGNSGMDNSRINCGRNNSGNDSGGSASGNGFSGGGNKWTLFKARNFEEIFSKDNNNTSICTNKNVSCKDKENKIYYYEKYLNIPDNYKIVRSSKVPENVNLYNNEKVKNFERTYYGRGSDENLQSGACAKGDNANGSTNVKEDTVNRRDKVSSNSIGSGRGNGCDNTSEVVSKGADSIKQENKKKKMCDYKYFEKLFFECLKTKIINDIKTLDNNLKKIEPSKLFSLQNTINAIRNYSFLYSSKNNKNGKNISNHNGTTAAATAVSTTNSTSDKRDQENMGKSLLGGSKAKNEVSSENEKRMDIYSNENNKYEKRGDEKRKDEKRKIEKCKDENYTFQLCHAKSEEYDYISEFFCTSSDDNYESDGSNREMLNEDVSTSKEHCNNHEANSNAANGKFIHNRRNVYCNDIPMKKKMKRNNLLKGITKADKKKYKEILFHIYTISNEQLIEKFFKNPELLYYEVLFYCLNQLPIQRYCISLPLYSNAHVQIIAHPRLCSEESASVKHFLEHLIL; this is translated from the exons atgaaagaaaaaaattcatcTTATAGAAGTGAATCTATATTCTCCGCAAATAGGAACCCATTTGAGATGCTTGAAACAATTGATGATGCAAAGGAAGCAAAAAGAAgtgctaatttttttaacaacaataaaaatattcttttaaatttatttagcAGTTCAAATAATGAGAACAATGTTGAtagtttattatttaaaaaaaaaaacataaagaaTATTAATGCTGCAAAAACAAAACAGAAAGAATGTAAGAATAAGGAGACGGATGAACAAATACAAGAAGTAgataataggaaaaaaaatgataatacaaattgtgagaaaaaaaaatggataagaAATTTCTGCTGGTTCTGTTCATTGAATTTGTTAGACGAAATTTTAGAAAAGgaaatttataaagaaaagataCATGAGCATGTATATGATTTGatatatgatgaaaatacGTATTTTGATACCAGTTCAACGATGAGTGCTCCATACGAGTTTGTAAGGTTTATGCTAGCACAGCTGGACTACAATAATTTACatgatattaaaataaaaaatacaattaaagaagaaaaatacttgtttaaaaaattttgtaaaaaatataaatataacaaaaaatatcataaattaAGAGATGTCTCTTATTCTAGTAATTCTAGTAGTAGTGCAAGTGTAAAAAGTGATCATAcattaattaatgaaaagagaagtataaatatacattatagtaattatctaaatataagaaaagaGTTGTTTAATAGCGATaatgaatatgaaaataatagtcaaaaaaataatgagagtaaaagaaaaacattctatgatagtaataatttGGGAAATTGTGATAGTAgtgatttattttattacaaaaatgtagCATCATCAGATGACAtgagtaataataacaattctTTTGAAACCATTTCGTTGGATGACGAaagaggtaaaaaaaaagaagaccTCTGTTCGGAAGGGATTAATGCAAAGGACGTTTCGAAACATCAAAATGGCAACAGAATCGATGTGAGTGGTAACAACATCGGTGCGAGTGCTAGAAATATTAACGGGAGTGGTAACAACATTAGTGGGAGTAATAATGAAACATTTCTATCCAATAGCAATTCAAATATAAGGAATAAACGCAAATGTAGTGAATACAGATTTAAAAGATTGAGTGAACCTGCTTTACCTTTACATAACCTGTTAAAAAACGAAGAGGAGGAGAAAGGAGGGAAAGGAGCAAAAATGATGAAGATTAGTAGgtgcaataataataataatatcgCCTATGGAAAGTTACAGTGTTATGATTATAATAACATGCAGTATAATAAGCCATATAATATGCCATATAATATGCCATATAATATGCGGTGTAATATACAGTATAGCGAAAAGGGAAAGAGAGGGAGAAATGAAAATACCAGCAAAAAGGGGAATGATCTTTTCAAtggggaaaataaaaatttttcgaGCAGTAACAATAGCAAAAATAATGGCAACAATAATAGTTGTAGCAATAAAAATGACCGTGGGCAAACGAATAATAGTGGGAACAATAATAAGATGATTATTAATAACTATTATGACTATTATAACGAtggtaataattataatatgctTATCGGTGGAAACTACCATAATGATAGCAGTTACTATGACATTAGTAattcttataataatagtaattacTGTAACAGTAGCAATCACCGTAACAATAGCATTCGCTGTAACAATAGAAGTTGTTACAACAAAAATAGTCGTTGTAAGTATGCAGCGAGCTACCACCACGTAAGAAGGAGTTATTCACTTAATATACAGTGGAGCGAGAAGTGGAACTCCATGAGGAatagcaaaaaatataatgaagtGAACGATTGTCAAAATAGTTGTGTAGAAATAGGTAGTACgttaaatgataatatatgtaatacaaATGTAAGCAGTGAAAAGGTTCTTGATGAGCAAAAGAATAATTCAAGTACTTACAATGAAAgggtatataataaatataaaaacaatttgaattatataaagaaattttattacatagatgaaacacaaaaaaaaccATTCccattatgtttatatgatattataaaagCATTTGGTACAATAAGGCAATGTTCACGTTGTTACTGTTTCTTTAATTCTATATCATGTCACTGTCTCGaatgtaaaaagaaatataatatgacTTTAAAAAACCCGcactattttatatttcaacaTGGATTAACTGCAAGTGTGCTagattttcaaaatattataaatccattattaacaaaatatccacatttatttatttatataacatatagtAATCAGAGCCACACATTTGAAGGTGTAGATGTCGGAACAGAAAGGATATGTACTGAATTAAAAtgcttatttaaaataataaatgataaaataaacatatctATGATTGGACATTCTTTAGGAGGAATATTAAATAGATctgttttaataaatttatatagaaaaaaagtattcaaaaaaaaaaagttaataaattttataacttttgCCTGTCCACATATAGGTGTTCATGAAAATATGGCAATTATGAATGCACTCTCTGTGTATTTATGTGCACATACTATTGATGATTTAAATAATCAGACTAcacttttattaaaaatagctAATATTgaaagtataaatattttaaaaaaatttgaaaatattatcttttatGGTAATACACAATCAGATTGGCTAGTTGGTATAAGGACATCTCTAATTTTACCTTATACTTTATTTAGTGAagaacttattttatttataatagaGCAAGGAAGAAATGTGCCTGAAATTcctattaacattttttctgttgttcatttatatatgagaaagaaaaagctactttttttttatttttatcaagatttaaaaaatccAAATTATGTGTTAAATAGGAGAAAGGAACAAAGCAAGTTTTTAGATCAAATGTTACAAACTATTATATCATCAagtaaattattatcatgttcacagaaaaaaaagttcaatatctttatgaattattatagTAACTCTGATACGAGAAGAATGGACGttcagaataaaaaaaagaaaagtgtATCCATTGTAGGCAGTAGTGCCAGTAGTAACGACAACACTAATGATAACAgtattaatagtaataataatagtaacaatggTAGTAATATTAGTCATAttagtagtaataacaacaatagtaatattagtagtaatagcaatagtaataataataattgtaacaacagtagtaataataacaataataatagttgTAACAACAGTAGTATTAATTTGTCAAAAAATAGAGACCCACTTTGCAAAAATGCCGCCACAACTGACCATTTATTGTATGATAAGAAAAACTGTAATGACAAAatctttttaaatgtttcGTATAGTGGTAATAGTAAGATCAGTTTAGTAGATGCACACGATGATAAATTGCATTCGAGCGATTTGAAGTCTGATGTATCTGTAGTTAATTTTAGTCAAAATGATAACCCAAAGGAAGAACAGGAGGAGGTGAAGAAGAAGGAGAAGAAGAAGGAGGAGGAAAAGAAGGAAGTGGAAGGAGTAGGTGAAAAAGTGCCCATCAGTGGTAGCAACAACATTTGTGACCACTATAGGTTTTCAGAAAACTCCCAAATGGATAACAGTGATAAGAGGGATAGTAGGGGAATTAGCGCTTTTGGGAATAGCGGCATGGATAATAGCAGGATAAATTGCGGAAGGAATAATAGTGGTAACGATAGTGGAGGAAGTGCTAGTGGTAATGGTTTCAGTGGTGGGGGAAACAAGTGGACACTGTTCAAAGCACGGAACTTTGAAGagatattttcaaaa gataataataatacctCTATATGCACCAATAAAAATGTATCCTGCAAGGAtaaggaaaacaaaatatattattatgaaaagtaTCTTAACATACcagataattataaaatagtaaGAAGCTCTAAAGTACCGGAGAATGTGAATTTGtacaataatgaaaaagtcAAGAATTTTGAAAGAACGTATTATGGCAGGGGGAGCGATGAAAATTTGCAGAGTGGTGCATGTGCGAAGGGTGATAATGCTAATGGCTCTACAAATGTAAAAGAGGATACTGTGAACAGACGGGATAAAGTGAGCAGCAATAGTATTGGAAGTGGTAGAGGCAATGGCTGTGATAACACTAGTGAAGTAGTGAGTAAAGGAGCTGACTCGATTAAGCAGGAAaacaagaagaaaaaaatgtgtgactacaaatattttgaaaagttATTCTTTGAATGCCTAAAGACGAAgataataaatgatataaaaacgTTAGACaacaatttg aaaaaaattgaaccCAGCAAATTATTTTCGCTCCAAAATACTATTAACGCTATAAGAAATTATAGTTTTTTGTATTCTtcgaaaaataataaaaacggGAAAAACATATCCAATCATAATGGCACGACTGCGGCGGCAACAGCGGTGAGTACCACGAACAGCACTAGTGACAAAAGGGATCAAGAAAATATGGGGAAAAGTTTACTAGGAGGAAGTAAAGCGAAAAATGAAGTTAGCagtgaaaatgaaaagaggATGGATATTTATTCAAATGAAAACAACAAATATGAGAAGAGGGGAGACGAAAAGAGGAAGGACGAAAAGCGAAAGATTGAAAAATGCAAAGATGAAAATTACACATTTCAGTTGTGTCATGCAAAAAGTGAAGAGTATGATTATATTAGTGAATTTTTCTGTACATCATCAGATGACAACTATGAGAGTGATGGAAGCAATCGAGAAATGTTAAACGAAGACGTGTCAACAAGTAAGGAACACTGTAACAATCATGAGGCAAATAGTAATGCAGCAAATGGGAAGTTTATACATAATAGGAGGAACGTATATTGTAATGATATCccgatgaaaaaaaaaatgaaaagaaataatcTACTAAAAGGTATAACAAAAGcggataagaaaaaatataaagaaatattatttcatatatataccataTCGAATGAGCAGCTGATAgaaaagttttttaaaaatccGGAACTTCTCTATTAtgaagtattattttattgtttaaaCCAATTGCCAATTCAAAGGTACTGTATTTCACTTCCATTATATTCAAATGCACATGTCCAAATTATCGCACATCCTCGACTGTGTTCAGAAGAATCAGCTTCAGTGAAGCATTTCCTCGAGCATTTGAtactttaa